In the Podospora pseudocomata strain CBS 415.72m chromosome 5, whole genome shotgun sequence genome, one interval contains:
- the AVO2 gene encoding Target of rapamycin complex 2 subunit avo2 (EggNog:ENOG503P2K8; COG:S) encodes MALTLSTIIKSPQLPTPKARAEHIDPSIRLRRAIRSNDHLLVARILKSHPHLLHNPDPDERFGLSNSNLHLAASLGHLQICRLLISLGHERTRTADNNPTNDDDNITPSLNDNHQTPLMLASAAGHTEVVHCLCEFHPAGIVRQDIRGRDAIMEASLHGHDTVVQLLLTYAPGGAESALRNADLDGNTALHFASSNGNLLVLRTLLAAGADPRTTNVWLWTAEAYSATVQAEVYLKGLVVEVERRRGLRAQETTPQQESPKRIREGVGVMDASPKKEVVVGKGSPRKGFSLGFMGGGVRLVRDGVGD; translated from the exons atggCACTGACTCTCTCCACGATCATTAAGTCACCACAGCTGCCCACGCCCAAAGCGCGAGCTGAACAT ATCGACCCCTccatccgcctccgccgAGCAATCCGCTCCAATGAccacctcctcgtcgcccGCATCCTCAAatcccaccctcacctcctccacaaccccgaCCCAGACGAACGCTTCGGCCTGTCCaactccaacctccacctcgccGCCTCATTGGGCCATCTACAAATATGTCGATTGCTGATATCCCTCGGCCACGAACGAACCAGAACAGCCGAtaacaaccccaccaatgACGACGATAACATCACACCATCACTGAATGACAACCATCAGACACCACTCATGCTCGCTTCTGCCGCCGGCCACACAGAAGTAGTCCACTGCCTATGCGAATTCCACCCAGCGGGTATCGTCAGGCAGGATATACGAGGGCGGGACGCAATCATGGAAGCTTCACTACATGGGCACGACACAGTTGTTCAGTTGCTGCTAACGTACGCGCCTGGTGGAGCGGAGAGTGCGTTGAGAAACGCTGATTTGGATGGGAATACCGCGTTGCATTTTGCGAGTAGTAATGGGAATTTGTTGGTATTGAGGACGTTactggcggcgggggcggaTCCGAGAACGACCAATGTTTGGTTGTGGACGGCCGAGGCGTACAGTGCTACTGTGCAGGCGGAGGTGTAtctgaaggggttggtggtggaggtggagaggaggagggggttgagggcaCAGGAGACGACACCACAACAAGAAAGTCCCAAGAGGAttagggagggggttggggttatgGATGCCAGCCcaaagaaggaggtggtggtaggcAAAGGGAGTCCGAGGAAGGGGTTTAGCTTGGGTTTTATGGGCGGTGGGGTTAGGTTGGTGAgggacggggttggggattgA
- a CDS encoding hypothetical protein (EggNog:ENOG503P2P2; COG:S), which yields MKKLFRKLKDKKPTSNDQGLSETSSLREALPSIAQDSTPPAPIQTPVAQPSPPTTTAPPIEVLPSSNICQICFHLDATHAPRDGNLNTKDPSWAELEYNLPPDTHAAKLVPKSEDLINSANGGCMHCFIVRTALNAIHPGWENEKTILHIFLAPGVPVVVRLEFGSLITTHMSREEALQTYGFDVPVKFTVTVRDAEKPSVDVEIYRPLSPSPSGGSGAPGPGFDLSSLVRHVGFGEEIPQCAGNEDSFNFINQRVNECITSHSCEGNKKLLPQLPSRVIWVQAHTPSRIQLVEPTGIRAKYIALSYCWGSVSPDTYLTDARNLESRKAGINYDELPPLLQDVVTCVRALGIEYLWVDRLCIVQGDGGDFSTQAPKMGDIYGDATLTIAAASGESENDRILLERDTKAGPFSLDLKLKGMGTLTLKVRRRTHKLETEYVGGDYGRVSTRAWIWQERLLSSRTVFFTPRALKFECHHHSVWQGYAPGVVGNSWSTHVELASSSHNAWLRLLIEFMKRNITNASDRLPAIESVMKRIAVNTGWTPFWGVFEEKLVESLGWSAIDLKKSSGQASCRINPGHYAPTWSWASVDGEITYIHVLTDQHYAPLHQVDPLMYELQCRDLDRATGAITMVGSYLIGGIRCTIEPNASYSEESETTREVGKYRYTHNVRVSGQHPDFLFNPDVPLMSVEGDPNQPYSGSAVRAPYGVDDPTEEWTGNCLVLLVARRNKRSLALLLGASLRDIDGAAWERIGLSTSIDVSVWDEEHVKTGPIRVV from the exons ATGAAGAAGCTATTCCGAAAGCTCAAAGACAAAAAACCCACTAGCAATGACCAGGGTCTCTCGGAGACAAGCTCTCTCCGGGAAGCTCTCCCCTCCATTGCTCAAGACAGCACACCGCCTGCTCCCATCCAAACTCCTGTTGctcaaccatcaccccctacAACTACAGCACCACCCATAGAGGTCCTCCCATCAAGCAACATCTGTCAAATCTGCTTCCACCTCGACGCAACACACGCCCCTAGAGAtggcaacctcaacaccaaagacCCTTCCTGGGCCGAACTCGAGTACAATCTCCCACCGGACACACATGCCGCCAAACTTGTTCCCAAATCAGAGGATCTCATCAATTCGGCAAACGGCGGCTGCATGCACTGTTTCATCGTGCGCACAGCGTTGAATGCCATCCATCCAGGCTGGGAGAATGAAAAGACCATCCTCCACATTTTCCTGGCGCCTGGTGTTCCCGTGGTGGTGCGACTAGAGTTTGGCAGCTTGATCACGACGCATATGAGCCGGGAGGAGGCGTTGCAGACTTATGGCTTTGATGTCCCGGTCAAGTTCACGGTCACTGTTCGTGATGCTGAGAAGCCCAgtgttgatgtcgagattTATCGACCACTTTCGCCAAGCCCCTCTGGAGGCTCTGGCGCCCCTGGACCAG GTTTCGACTTGTCATCCCTTGTACGGCACGTCGGCTTCGGCGAGGAGATCCCACAGTGTGCCGGTAATGAGGACTCGTTTAATTTCATCAACCAACGCGTGAACGAGTGCATCACATCCCATAGCTGTGAAGGCAACAAGAAGCTGCTTCCACAGTTGCCTAGCCGGGTGATCTGGGTTCAGGCGCACACGCCGAGCCGTATTCAGCTTGTTGAGCCCACTGGAATCCGCGCCAAGTACATAGCTCTCAGTTACTGCTGGGGTTCCGTCTCGCCAGATACCTATCTCACTGATGCACGCAACCTGGAGTCAAGAAAAGCAGGGATCAACTACGATGAGCTTCCGCCGCTTCTGCAAGACGTTGTAACGTGTGTCCGCGCCCTCGGCATCGAGTATCTGTGGGTTGACCGGCTGTGTATCGTCcaaggcgatggtggtgacttTTCCACGCAGGCGCCCAAGATGGGTGACATTTACGGGGATGCCACACTCACCATCGCAGCCGCCTCTGGGGAGTCTGAAAATGATCGCATTCTTCTTGAAAGAGACACCAAGGCCGGCCCGTTCTCGCTTGACCTAAAGCTCAAGGGCATGGGTACGCTAACGCTGAAGGTCCGTCGACGAACGCACAAGCTTGAAACCGAATATGTGGGAGGAGACTATGGTCGGGTGTCAACACGGGCCTGGATCTGGCAGGAACGTCTTCTCTCGTCTCGCACCGTGTTCTTCACCCCCCGTGCTCTCAAGTTTGAATGCCATCACCACTCGGTTTGGCAAGGTTATGCCCctggcgttgttggaaaCTCGTGGTCAACACACGTCGAGTTGGCCTCCAGCTCACACAACGCATGGCTACGGTTGCTCATCGAGTTTATGAAgcgcaacatcaccaacgcaTCGGACCGGCTGCCCGCCATCGAGTCCGTCATGAAGCGAATCGCAGTCAACACCGGTTGGACCCCTTTTTGGGGCGTCTTCGAGGAGAAGCTTGTCGAAAGCCTTGGCTGGAGCGCCATAGACCTGAAAAAATCTTCGGGGCAGGCTAGCTGCCGTATAAATCCTGGACACTATGCTCCGACGTGGAGTTGGGCGAGCGTTGATGGTGAGATTACGTATATCCATGTGTTGACCGACCAGCACTACGCGCCCCTGCACCAGGTTGATCCCCTCATGTACGAACTGCAATGTCGAGATCTTGATCGTGCCACTGGCGCTATTACAATGGTCGGAAGCTATCTCATTGGCGGCATTCGATGTACCATCGAGCCGAACGCATCGTACAGCGAAGAGAGTGAGACGACCCGCGAGGTGGGCAAGTACCGCTACACCCACAACGTCCGGGTATCTGGACAGCATCCGGACTTTCTCTTCAATCCTGATGTCCCATTGATGTCGGTGGAGGGTGACCCAAATCAGCCATACTCGGGCTCGGCGGTAAGAGCGCCGTACGGGGTCGACGATCCAACAGAGGAATGGACCGGAAATTgtttggtcttgttggtTGCGAGACGAAACAAAAGGTCACTGGCTCTTCTGCTGGGAGCTTCGCTGAGAGATATCGATGGAGCGGCGTGGGAACGTATTGGACTATCCACCTCGATTGATGTGTCTGTCTGGGACGAGGAACATGTCAAGACGGGGCCGATTAGGGTTGTATGA
- a CDS encoding hypothetical protein (EggNog:ENOG503Q4Z4; COG:Q) encodes MLLDQRHLNGSSLVVVTSAGLAFYGLALTIYRIWFHPLAGFPGPKLATATEWYQTYYEVMTYGKLSFKLAELHTRYGPIVRFGPWELSIRDPGFYQNSHAHGSVRRTEVSLRQRTALGFDRSHMFTESHELHRLRQKPLESFFSRRAVEFKEDLIAQKAQLIVARIGEWIANSTPLQLELAYFAYVTDVVGEILFGGENLSLLEHSEFAPDW; translated from the exons ATGCTTTTAGACCAGCGCCATCTTAACGGGTCatctcttgttgttgtcaccTCTGCGGGACTTGCTTTCTACGGTCTTGCACTGACTATCTACCGCATTTGGTTTCATCCACTCGCTGGCTTTCCTGGTCCAAAGCTGGCCACTGCGACAGAGTGGTACCAGACGTATTACGAGGTTATGACCTACGGAAAGCTTTCTTTCAAGCTTGCAGAACTGCATACAAGATATG GACCAATCGTGCGATTTGGTCCTTGGGAACTCTCCATCAGAGACCCGGGATTCTACCAAAACAGTCATGCCCACGGTTCTGTCCGCCGTACTGAGGTCAGTTTGCGACAAAGAACGGCACTCGGCTTTGACCGCTCTCACATGTTTACAGAGTCTCATGAGCTACACCGCTTACGGCAGAAGCCCCTCGAATCATTCTTTTCTCGTCGTGCAGTTGAGTTCAAAGAAGACCTGATTGCTCAGAAGGCACAACTTATCGTTGCTCGCATAGGAGAGTGGATTGCCAATAGCACACCTTTGCAACTGGAGCTTGCTTACTTTGCTTATGTCACggatgttgttggggagaTTCTCTTCGGAGGTGAGAATCTGAGTTTGTTGGAACACAGCGAGTTCGCACCTGATTGGTGA
- a CDS encoding hypothetical protein (COG:S; EggNog:ENOG503NVY9): protein MTGGVAMYALIRADYCIPAHEDYQFEVTVNDPVGDMIDESGPFPIGIGLCTEKVDLNQMIGWESGSLGYHGDDGKMFLESEWGRRYADGYGVNDTIVCKVKVGDGQRKVSFLKNNKPLGTALEGDDVPRGQLYPAISMKSSLKGLSMTARFGNPSDVMGPGLLLTPDIQSPGRMRHASPSPAMHPDSPGVCVEEVREDEVEDGDSDYSW from the exons ATGACCGGGGGAGTGGCCATGTACGCGTTGATCCGCGCCGACTATTGCATACCCGCCCACGAGGATTACCAATTTGAAGTCACCGTTAACGACCCAGTTGGTGATATGATAGATGAGAGTGGCCC TTTTCCCATTGGAATTGGACTCTGTACGGAAAAGGTAGATCTCAACCAGATGATAGGATGGGAATCGGGTTCTTTGGGGTATCACGGCGATGACGGGAAAATGTTCTTGGAATCGGAATGGGGGCGAAGGTACGCTGATGGGTATGGTGTCAACGACACGATAGTTTGCAAGGTCAAGGTGGGCGATGGACAGAGAAAGGtctccttcttgaagaaTAACAAACCCCTTG GAACTGCTTTGGAAGGGGACGATGTGCCTCGGGGACAGCTTTACCCTGCAATCAGCATGAAGAGTTCCCTGAAAGGACTTTCGATGACGGCGAGATTTGGAAATCCGAGCGACGTGATGGGCCCGGGGTTATTACTAACACCTGATATCCAAAGCCCTGGAAGAATGAGACATGCCTCACCGTCGCCAGCCATGCATCCTGATTCTCCTGGTGTTTGCGTAGAGGAAGTGAGAGAagacgaggttgaggatggggacAGTGATTACTCTTGGTAG
- a CDS encoding hypothetical protein (EggNog:ENOG503P282) — translation MTCREAGPEVQPGSAYSAIENLHLSPNFTTSPSSLRLGYLLPDPLSPDLIPLNRNSRLPINPNDLLPPTTVTSFSSTRKDLLTGRFGVWTPLLTGRFGVWTPLLAGLKLPMGADLGLFFERGSNDRVSEPDDVKGYLTERKYRVPVYIVTGVKIARGASVSLERTREADARVGVSGPEGVAEVKPLLQIGRNRLQGVAFDTASEFVLAFQVRRIKFARGRVQHELSLKGTSMLGDEREDVQEWKVDSVDHFVGEEDEVEVLEDSDEVQWAVAREFED, via the exons ATGACTTGTCGCGAAGCTGGACCTGAAGTTCAGCCGGGCTCGGCATACAGCGCCATTG AAAACCTACATCTTAGCCCcaacttcaccacctccccctcctccctccgcctcggctacctcctccccgaccccCTCAGCCCGGACTTGATACCCCTGAACCGAAACTCGCgactccccatcaaccccaacgacCTGCTACCCCCAACAACGGTAacttccttctcctccacgcGGAAAgacctcctcaccggccGCTTCGGCGTCTggacccccctcctcaccggccgCTTCGGCGTCTggacccccctcctcgccggcctcaaGCTTCCGATGGGCGCCGACCTCGGGTTATTCTTCGAGCGCGGCTCCAACGAC CGGGTGTCGGAGCCGGATGATGTAAAGGGGTATTTGACGGAGAGAAAATACCGCGTGCCGGTGTATATCGTTACTGGTGTCAAGATCGCCAGGGGGGCGTCGGTGTCGTTGGAGAGGACACGGGAGGCAGATGCACGAGTGGGGGTGTCGGggccggagggggtggcggaggtGAAGCCGTTGCTGCAAATTGGGAGGAATAGACTCCAGGGTGTCGCTTTTGATACAGCGAGCGAGTTTGTTCTGGCGTTTCAGGTGAGAAGGATTAAGTttgcgagggggagggtgcaaCATGAGTTGAGTTTGAAGGGGACGAGTATGTTGGGTgatgagagggaggatgtGCAAGAGTGGAAGGTGGACTCGGTGGATCATtttgtgggtgaggaggatgaggttgaggttcttgAGGATTCGGATGAGGTTCAATGGGCGGTTGCTAGGGAGTTTGAGGACTGA
- a CDS encoding hypothetical protein (EggNog:ENOG503P854) produces the protein MDFVDIPLFPKSDDDDSFRTRRDPNQAFDTENPTTMITRGNHGGVVRTRAVLTKVHAGTITKGGPRGTLLVFEFRFQSPNKRRFTNAKLIVEFEDSSGRNDYTLDPVVCKIVPNGSFALNRAESKSDISKKFTGSLGSGLDGIVEASLGFEWEVSREITKEHYTSLTGIPSNEREDEYGEDNSAIWELDEDEELAKKAGIPRYLRTAVLLRHPHNRSFLVKLSVETKVDFGTDIRTFFGMGQTEAVDPVNIDPAKLEQTVEELENMAELKSVDVAFATPLKTNN, from the coding sequence ATGGACTTTGTCGATATCCCTCTGTTTCCCAAGTCAGATGACGATGATTCGTttcggacgaggagggatcCCAATCAGGCATTCGATACCGAGAATCCCACAACCATGATAACCAGAGGAAATCATGGAGGAGTTGTGAGGACCAGAGCTGTGCTGACCAAAGTGCATGCTGGGACCATCACGAAAGGCGGGCCACGCGGAAcattgttggtgtttgagtTTCGCTTCCAGTCCCCAAACAAGCGTCGATTTACAAATGCAAAGCTCATTGTCGAGTTCGAGGACAGCAGTGGGCGCAACGACTACACCTTGGACCCAGTGGTGTGCAAGATTGTGCCGAATGGCTCCTTTGCGCTGAACAGGGCTGAAAGCAAATCTGACATCAGCAAGAAGTTCACTGGCTCTCTAGGAAGCGGCCTGGACGGAATTGTTGAAGCAAGTCTGGGGTTCGAGTGGGAGGTGTCAAGGGAAATTACCAAGGAACATTACACCAGCCTGACGGGAATTCCAAGCAACGAACGCGAGGACGAATATGGGGAAGATAACTCGGCCATTTgggagctggatgaggacgaggagcttgCCAAGAAAGCTGGGATCCCCAGGTACCTCAGGACAGCGGTGCTCCTTCGACACCCTCACAACAGATCTTTTCTCGTCAAGCTGAGCGTGGAAACCAAGGTCGATTTCGGAACCGACATTCGGACCTTCTTCGGGATGGGACAGACGGAAGCTGTTGACCCAGTCAACATTGATCCTGCCAAACTCGAACAGACAGTGGAGGAACTGGAAAACATGGCTGAGCTGAAGAGTGTCGATGTTGCATTTGCGACGCCACTTAAGACAAATAATTGA
- a CDS encoding hypothetical protein (EggNog:ENOG503PUII), which translates to MEITMLSKQSIKAHGSPSHPFVSHHHHRLIHQPSFDNHFSRHPKTTASTSLKMKFFTTLLSMVTLTSAAAVNYDFYTPVDALAKREAAAALSFDPAHDPLSARGDEDVNIITASLDDGAEKVEIIVDGVSQGYLIVSPDGDVQGFDGNGTLVDLDAVLAARDVEHVDKRALGWLQVLARLAPIITKFGQRVVNWLRCVGAWSLILDCAPKVRTPGSLINCATYGKAPWECIAGINCIGKAARNC; encoded by the exons ATGGAGATCACGATGCTGTCAAAGCAAAGTATAAAGGCTCATGGttctccatcccatcctttcgtctctcatcatcaccaccggctcaTTCACCAACCCAGCTTTGACAACCACTTCTCAAGACACCCCAAGACAACCGCCTCAACCAGTCTCAAAATGAagttcttcaccaccctcctctccatggtaaccctcacctccgccgccgcagtAAACTACGACTTCTACACCCCTgtcgacgccctcgccaaacGTGAAGCCGCCGCAGCCCTCAGCTTCGACCCTGCCCACGACCCCCTCTCCGCCCGCGGTGACGAAGacgtcaacatcatcaccgcttCTCTCGACGACGGAGCCGAAAAGGTTGAAATCATCGTCGACGGTGTTTCCCAGGGGTATCTGATCGTCAGCCCTGATGGCGATG TCCAAGGCTTCGACGGCAACGGCACCTTGGTCGACCTCGACGCCGTCCTCGCCGCTCGTGACGTCGAGCACGTTGACAAGCGCGCTCTTGGCTGGCTCCAGGTTCTGGCTAGGCTtgctcccatcatcacaaagTTTGGCCAACGGGTTGTCAACTGGTTGAGGTGTGTTGGTGCTTGGAGTTTGATTTTGGATTGTGCTCCCAAGGTACGAACCCCCGGTAGT CTCATCAACTGCGCTACTTATGGCAAGGCACCTTGGGAGTGCATTGCTGGGATTAACTGCATTGGAAAGGCTGCTAGGAACTGCTAA
- a CDS encoding hypothetical protein (COG:S; EggNog:ENOG503Q4SC) yields the protein MPYSSPLTTDQPAQPILPALANNSVLLPAYLFNYYYLSPREHTSNRQPTMPSLYTAQSKDTLEKVFGDRFPEARIIVFDGLRSDSNHLSQTGWVWRAADDLLQLLKEEVGLLEKSIYRSPILFLAENVGGIVLKQALIEAMRDWRYQDFVWRTTSLFFFGTLHRVDINSSIDKQFMRLVLATEEEIPDPLIFIAESTAAFPSVSAQFSQLLSMFSVVNFIEDDEKVSVVGKFSSTFGHAAESNVAANCSYQELWHFAPGDPKTDRLWGLIQSRMKSEGEYNHRMQM from the exons ATGCCGTACAGTTCACCTTTGACCACCGATCAGCCAGCACAGCCAATTCTACCTGCCCTGGCAAATAATTCAGTTCTCCTCCCGGCATACCTCTTTAATTACTATTACCTTTCGCCACGAGAACATACCAGCAATCGGCAACCAACAATGCCATCCCTATA TACCGCACAGTCAAAAGACACGCTTGAAAAGGTTTTCGGCGACCGCTTCCCAGAGGCCCGCATCATAGTATTTGATGGACTCCGTTCGGACAGCAATCACTTATCACAGACAGGATGGGTCTGGCGGGCAGCGGATGACCTGCTTCAGCTCTTAAaagaggaggtggggttgCTGGAAAAGTCCATCTATAGGAGTCCCATCTTGTTTCTGGCAGAGAATGTAGGAGGGATCGTGTTGAAGCAGGCTCTCATCGAAGCCATGAGAGACTGGCGCTATCAAGACTTTGTCTGGAGAACTACAAGCTTG TTCTTTTTCGGCACCCTGCATCGGGTTGACATCAACTCCTCAATTGACAAGCAGTTCATGCGGCTGGTTCTAGCCACAGAAGAAGAGATTCCTGATCCTCTCATCTTCATTGCGGAGTCAACAGCAGCCTTCCCATCAGTGAGCGCGCAATTCTCACAACTGCTGTCCATGTTTTCTGTTGTCAACTTCATTGAGGACGATGAAAAAGTATCGGTGGTTGGAAAGTTCTCGTCAACCTTTGGTCATGCCGCCGAGAGTAACGTAGCTGCCAATTGTAGCTATCAAGAGTTGTGGCACTTTGCACCTGGCGACCCGAAGACTGACAGGCTCTGGGGGCTAATCCAAAGCAGGATGAAAAGCGAAGGTGAGTACAACCACCGTATGCAGATGTGA
- a CDS encoding hypothetical protein (COG:O; MEROPS:MER0081072; EggNog:ENOG503PDQC): MLGRIIQESGDRACHKLINFHQRMANFQEGVRKAWHLNKCLANLRKTAPTKRFRPPAAQRIPRTKWENTTPRDLSSRLFEKLYSSVCQNQDHQVKLQLNGFDMDSFLAPPIHFNLFLPSCPTNNLWQECQCRAIVPRNVNSLPEDVEMIVDLCEDIRALNENHHLPTVLAIHFEVVEPGHRYYLWHDPKYQLDTPQHFQDAKPTISLDYLICSGFLTDIPEGGVFGMNDKAVLALSLSRCFLHLWGAYWLKDPWTAGNIHFLARSDEIWNPHHPFIHCSLDNSSPTSSIQATISLVSFAKLLLEIETGTRIDVDPSSVTQDEFEDTIIWKREYNAAVDGCFHIFALVNKQSNEAGGVVDELDMMRKAIYDAIVEPLEQNFNLIPNPSKALYVKKLHLERKRGTYGVATFQPEYHQPTRKRGSTDSTMFLMVRSRVDRAAKFFDSMDRFHAQFIQPSITKSNGLWPVKIAVSDTGIEVDNSSLQGVLDNIKDPRKASGFRDWRRGSIRAVQSFVTSPGDERDVVGHGTHVAWLALKTALNVEVYIAKVSAGKQFDDNTAVVKAIHWAMDQEVDIMVMSFGSAYIDKGVSDAIDRAVTARPHPTLIFAAASNSGLNSRPTFPATHDKVIGVYSLDGYGNDNGGLNPSRKPGGTYFGTLGVGIEMLWNNKKEARSGSSYDAPIAAGIAANCLVWPEHMLKKGYFSQDQYTWLRTIEGMRYMLSKQAMGSNGDRVGILSLAPWVLWRRDLTDVEVCTILKEGMPLFG; this comes from the exons ATGCTTGGAAGAATTATCCAGGAGTCAGGCGACAGGGCTTGCCACAAGCTTATCAATTTCCACCAGAGGATGGCCAACTTTCAGGAGGGGGTACGCAAGGCTTGGCATCTCAACAAATGTCTCGCAAACCTCAGGAAGACTGCACCAACTAAGCGTTTTCGACCACCTGCTGCACAACGGATTCCCCGAACAAAGTGGGAGAACACGACGCCGCGCGACCTCTCCAGTCGCCTTTTCGAGAAGCTATACAGTAGCGTTTGTCAGAATCAGGATCACCAGGTCAAGCTTCAGTTGAATGGATTTGACATGGATAGTTTCCTGGCGCCGCCAATACATTTCAACTTGTTTCTCCCTTCCTGCCCTACCAACAACCTTTGGCAGGAATGTCAGTGTAGGGCCATTGTGCCAAG GAACGTCAACAGCTTACCCGAAGACGTGGAAATGATTGTCGATCTCTGCGAAGACATTCGGGCCCTTAATGagaaccaccacctgccaACAGTTTTGGCCATCCAttttgaggttgttgagccCGGTCATCGATACTACCTTTGGCACGACCCCAAGTATCAGCTTGATACGCCGCAGCACTTTCAAGATGCCAAGCCAACAATATCTCTGGACTACCTGATTTGCAGCGGCTTCCTTACCGACATACCAGAAGGAGGCGTCTTCGGGATGAACGACAAGGCTGTTCTAGCATTGTCTCTTTCTAGGTGCTTTCTCCATCTGTGGGGTGCCTATTGGCTCAAAGACCCTTGGACGGCGGGCAATATACATTTCCTTGCACGGTCCGATGAGATCTGGAATCCTCACCATCCCTTCATTCACTGCTCCCTCGACAATTCCTCGCCCACATCTTCAATTCAGGCTACGATTTCGCTTGTTTCCTTCGcaaagctcctcctcgagatTGAAACTGGCACACGCATTGACGTTGACCCCTCCTCAGTAACCCAGGATGAGTTCGAGGACACAATT ATTTGGAAGAGAGAGTACAACGCCGCGGTAGATGGATGTTTTCATATCTTCGCATTAGTTAACAAACAGAGCAACGAAGCAGGCGGTGTGGTGGACGAACTGGATATGATGAGAAAGGCCATTTACGACGCGATTGTCGAGCCACTTGAGCAAAATTTCAATCTCATTCCAAACCCGAGCAAAGCGCTTTATGTGAAGAAGCTTCATTTGGAGCGGAAGAGAGGGACGTATGGAGTGGCGACGTTCCAGCCGGAATATCACCAACCCACAAGGAAACGTGGTTCAACAGACTCGACGATGTTCTTGATGGTGAGATC GCGAGTTGACCGAGCCGCGAAATTCTTCGATTCCATGGACCGATTCCATGCCCAGTTCATACAACCGAGTATCACAAAGAGCAATGGACTATGGCCTGTTAAGATTGCGGTATCAGACACCGGGATTGAAGTTGATAATAGCAGCCTTCAAGGTGTGTTGGATAACATCAAGGATCCGAGAAAAGCTTCTGGCTTTCGAGATTGGAGAAGAGGTTCAATCCGCGCAGTTCAATCATTCGTCACATCTCCAGGAGACGAAAGGGATGTAGTAGGCCACGGCACACATGTAGCGTGGCTTGCTCTCAAGACAGCCCTCAACGTTGAAGTATACATCGCGAAGGTCTCCGCCGGCAAACAGTTCGATGACAACACAGCCGTGGTGAAAGCAATCCATTGGGCCATGGATCAAGAGGTGGACATCATGGTCATGTCGTTCGGCTCTGCATACATAGATAAGGGGGTGAGCGACGCCATTGACCGTGCTGTAACCGCTCGACCGCACCCAACACTTATCTTTGCTGCGGCGTCAAACTCGGGGCTCAACAGCCGGCCAACGTTTCCTGCCACCCACGACAAGGTTATTGGTGTATATTCCTTGGATGGATACGGAAACGACAACGGGGGCTTGAACCCGTCTCGAAAACCAGGAGGCACTTATTTTGGCACATTAGGTGTCGGAATAGAGATGCTGTGGAACAACAAAAAGGAGGCCCGATCCGGAAGCTCATATGATGCGCCAATAGCCGCTGGTATCGCCGCGAATTGTCTGGTTTGGCCGGAACACATGCTTAAGAAGGGGTACTTCAGCCAAGATCAGTACACGTGGCTAAGGACGATTGAGGGGATGCGTTATATGCTCAGCAAGCAGGCTATGGGCTCTAACGGCGATAGAGTGGGGATACTATCATTGGCTCCATGGGTACTTTGGAGGCGTGATCTTACTGATGTAGAGGTGTGTACCATTTTGAAGGAAGGCATGCCGCTTTTTGGATAG